The following is a genomic window from Plectropomus leopardus isolate mb chromosome 3, YSFRI_Pleo_2.0, whole genome shotgun sequence.
gagcaaattcatttgatttctttcaaacacatgggaaaaagacaacGAGCAACCTGTTATTACATGTTTGGCAAATAGCAAAAAAGttagtagattaagaaaattatttggaaaaaaagctagggaaacatGTCTCAGGAAGAAAGGAAAAGGTAAGGGGAAgatcatatttataattaccataacttcacaaaaaaattaaactaatttttcagtcattttcttaaatcttttactaattccatgcttatttttgggtcatttcttctttcattcaaaatcaagcctatttactcaagttttaaatggttaaaggTGCAAAGTGGTTTAGTCCGTCCCTGCATTACAAGTCATCTGTAAACACAGCTTGAGCTGATTGACTGCGTATGCTGCTGGAGCAACGACGAACACTGTCAtgtcttttgcaaaaaataagttaaaaaaaggaggagacaTACGGATCAAGCGAGGGCCCACGGAGACTGCTCATTCATAGGCCGCATGTTGGTGGTACACCCCTGACCTAAGTACACTACTTGAGTACAGTTTTTACCACCAGTCCACAatcacctccctccctctcctcatctctctccatctctctcctgtcctccttACATTAAGAACGAGGTGATAGAGTCACTGAAGGAAGACTCGATTTAGGACACGAGGGTGCTGAACATCTAACGGGTGCAAATGGTGACACGTTTCATTGGCCATCTCCTTTCCACCCATGCAGCTCACTGCGCTGTTGTCTTTATTTGAAGAAATGGGACATGGAGAGATTAAGTATGATTGCATGTGTGACGAAACATTCTGTCACTCAGAGTAATAAAAGCACCGAGACACTTTTAACTTAATTCAAGATATAAATTAAATCTACATCTACTAATTATAACGCATTAATTCTTAATGTCTTCATAAGGAGTGTGCAGGAGCTTTCttaattgcatttttgatgCCGATAAAAACTGATCACATCCTTCTTTCTAATCAGAGCACTCATTGTTCGTGTATAGTGCAAATATCAGCAaccgtgcgtgtgtgttgaCTCTAACCTGGTGTTAAACCACAGACTAAATCCTATTTGGAGCCATGCAGCGCTCTGGCAGACAAAAGCAAAGCCAGCAGCCAGCTCAGCACTCAGAGGTAACATTTACACAGGGGACTGAGAACATACTGTGGATCCCTACAGCTACACAGCCAGCTTGTCAAAACTGTCTGTATACTGGGAGCTGTCAGGCCTTATGGACTGAGGACCCCATCAGGACACAAGTGGAATTACAGGCTTTCAGTTAGAAAATGTTGCCGCTGTAAAACATTGTGTTAGTTCTTAATATTATAGCAGTCACCAGGGGCATTTTACTGCAAAACGAGTTCATTTACTTTTGATGCTTTAactacttttactaaagtaggGTTTTGAATGCACATAttgtttaacactttaaaaagagcaatatcacttttcttatgctgctttaagatgcctttcataggttttttaaaactatgaatcctgagcaaattggtgtgatttcttaaaaaaaaaaaaaaaaaaaaaaaacatggggaaataatagtaataattcaaataattacatatttaaaaatatgatacatAATTCTTATAGTgtttaagcacttttcaaaggtgatttctttttgttggttatttatttatttaactaattttcaggaattgttcttgcacttttttgactaattttttgctactttgggggtcatttcttcttttgttgcttattgccttcctcccatgtttttgaaagaaatgaagccaattggTTCAGATTTATAAATGGCGAAAAGCTCccgtgtttttttgtcatattatgtGTGGTGTTTTGACTCACTGTAGtagttccgaccaagcaatctgattggaCAAGAGGCCTTCAATAAGCGCTGACTGGCACTTGTTTTTCCATGCttgtatcactccgcttcacaGGTGTGCTGAGTCCTTAATTAGGCTGCATCAAGGGTCGTCGTGACAAACTTCGCACCGCAAAGAAGAACATTTTTCCATGTTAAAAAGACTAAAGTTTGAGTTAAACGATGAATGGACACTAGAAAAGGATGAAAGGAGCGAGAGAAGACTGGACACTTCACCGCAAACCCCCAGGTGTGCTCATATTACAACAGAAGACGTCGAAAGGTAGGCCCACTCTGATGAGTTATCATCTCAGTGCTGTTTGTCACCGAAGCGACTGAAAACTGACGcgtatttaacagaaaaaaactagcAGCATCGTACAAAGTAGCTTTCTCGGAGTTTCTGCGGCTTAAGGCAAGTTAACACTCATAATAAACGTCCAGTGCCACTTGTAATTAAGTTTGACAAAAATTGAAGaagactattttattttgtccaaatgtttattgtaatataaaacatgacgGTGCTTTGTTCAGTGAAAAAGTGAGATTATCTACattaaattttgaataaaacaaCCATTTGTGGAACACACGGAAGACGAGGAACATATTACTTTAGCTTAAAAGTATCTGTTTGGTTTAGCAACAGAAGTAGGAAATATCTTTTCATATATCTTTCATGTCTATAGTTTTCTGGGCAAATTGATATTTCTCACTCTGAATGTGAGGCTCCGCTGCTGGGATTCTCCAAATTATGAATTTAAGAagaggaatttattaaattatttgccAAATAGATGTTACCagttatttttgagattttacatgtcaaaaacaacaaaaatcaaaaacaaacaaacaaaaggccCTCATAAAATCGTATATCCCATGTCTAAACATTTTTCTAAGagttttaaagatgaatttaagacatttactgccaattaaggccttattttaatgaattcagtgccttataagactttttttttatcagtgccAGACCAGTTGCAAGGCTATTTGTGATGGCAGAAACGAGGGTCGCACCACTGTACCCGTTTAAGGTATACGGTGATATGAAGGTTGATTATTATACCATGTACATGTGCTTATCTATGATATTGAAAAAGATTGCAACTGGACAGAGAatctcacatttattttattatttatttgttttcaaaagggagactatTTTAGCATTAATTGCAgttagaaaacatttgtttaaccaaaaccaACCCTtctcttttaatctttttaatggccattctgactgataacaataattctgtaaaaccGTGATACCACGAAACCACGATATGTTCTGAGTCAGTTATCATGCCATGAAAATCTCGTAATGTTGCAACTCCAGCAAAAGATCGTGTAGCTGCTTTTTTATGGTTGTTCTATTGTTATCTAATAAATGGTGCTTGTAGAACTGTGAATAATCGACCGAATGAAAGACGAGTTCACTCTCCCTCCTGTGATGTTGctttattagattttggattCATAACCTCTGGTTTAAGGGGACGTGGATGCTGATGAAAACCTCTGTGTGATATAATATGATGTCATGGGAAAACATCATTTAAACTAGAGATGTTCCAATATCACTTTTTCCTTCTGATGTCCACTCCGATACCTGAACTTGCAAACTGAGTATTGATCTGATACCATTGtattagggactgtactttatttattattaatattattattatgtcagAGTAGGGGCTGCTGGGGTGTGACTGTTCTCTTTCctgttttacaaatattttaacttgagcctccctgagtgaccgGGGGAAATGCATGAGCCCCTCTTCACCATTCATAACCATATTTCAGTTTTCGGCAATGAtaaatggtgttattttggagaattttaaagaaaacatgtctttcaaACCCACTTACAGGTTTTTAAGGtattaacaataaatacaaaataggaCCATTTTTAGATGAAGATCACTCCCCTTAGCCAAATCAAAAACCATAACTCCCTTCCCGAACCTAAGGAAATATTTACCTCCCAAATTGTGCAtcatcccctcccctctcataaataacaaacagtcccttaaaaaataacatttatatttattttaatgtatacTACTAACCCTGTATGAATGTGAGAGGGCTGCTATTGTTAGTTTGGCATGACTCTGGTAGAAATCCTTAACTGGTACAACTTTCCAGTGTCAAATATTGCCAAATTGTTGCTATGTTGCTAATGACTAACATTAAACTATTTacttaaaatcaaaacattttaatcagtaTCAGAACAACACTAGAAAACagttgtgggggaaaaaaagggaaaaaaacaaccttgatCTGGAGTGTCCAACACTTTAATACAGAAAATTACAAACATATTAGTTTTTCTTACAATGTCTCAAAATAACCTACTTAACacaacaaatgtaaaacatattacagttaaaacaTCTATACACAGGCAAATGtacacaatataaaacacatatatacactcttttaatatattattatataaagatttgtgtttttttaacctttaaaactgGAAGCCAAACAGCTTGAAGAGGGAGTGTTTCACAGAGGAGAATGACGGTTGAATATCACACTGACACATCATATATTATGGATAGGTAGTTTTTACATACAGTTGTTGGATCCTGTGTAGTAAGCATGCCAAATTTCTGAAATAACAGTTGAGATAGACAAAGAAATACCATTTGAATacacaaaactgttaaaattgTTAAGTGCCGTTATTATAAAGGATCTAAAAGCCACATCgctctgcagaaaaacagctcACAAACAATATGGGGTTACATGTGCAGCTTCGTACATGCTGGAGTGTTAAGGTCGTGCATCATGTAGACTTTTCTATTTACAAAAAACTCAATGCTGTTTAGCTGCCGTGACATCAGCACACACAATTAGGAGTTTTAAAAGATCGCTGTAAACCAATTAATACTGAGCATGTGGAAACATGTTATACTGTTGGACCCCAAACCACATggttttttatgtctttttttactaCTGATGATGTGACCCATGAATGAATCCACAGAACATGTTAAGTGGGAAGAAATACCATCGTTTTTTGAGTGTGAAATCCTTCAAATGACAAGAACAGGAAAAGATCACAAcattcacaaattgcaaaaaacattcacgaaaaatacaaatatatatgtcTGAGCTCTAGTCACTCTTTCCTCAAGCTGGTAATGCTTCCACGTTCtgttctgtctccatgtttctcttttttaaatcatttatatgtattttttacaaaagcagCAGAATGAGGAGTAGGAGTGAGAGCAGGGAgttgttagctgctgctgcagccgccGTGTGTGACGCTCCTCGGTTGTAAAGACGTGGAGTCCTCGGGGAATTCTGCTTCAGTTTACTAGGCGGCAGCGCCTTTAAATCCTCCAGAGCGCCGTAGGCTGCCATGGAGAACTCGGGATCTCCTGTGGTCAGCAAGTCAAACACACAGGACTGAAAGTACACATCCTCCACCTGCAGAGTCTCTCTACACTTTGCTGTGGCCCGCTCCACTGTGTAGACTTGGTGAGGAGGCCGCAGAGGACCCAGCTCTGTGTTGGTGCCCTGCAGGCGGGGCTGCTGGCTCTGACGGCCCAGCGTGTGCTCCTTGATGAGCTCGTTGCGTGGGCAGCCGtgcagacagagctgcagaccGCCATTGTCCTCTGAAAAGTCCAGGGTGTCCTCAGGCATGCGGATAGCAAAGGTTAGGTAGCTGCCCACACGCCGGACAATGATGGAGGTGCCGATGTAACGGGCCTGTATCTTCACTTGCCGGCCCACTCCAGACCCACCGCGCTCGATAATGGTCAGGCTGCCGCTCTCACCGCCACTGCGCGTCCCATCCTGAAAGGCAAGCGGCAGATCTTCTGTGGTGGCTTGATACACCTTCTGATCTGTGCAGCCGTGGAAAGACTTAAAGATCACTGTGATctatgaaaagagaaaaacatgagaTCAGAATTAAGTTAATATTAAAACACTAATATTTATTCTAAACTATAGTTTGACGGTTCTTCCTAACGTGAAgtagaacattttaaatgtagtaataataacaaaagaagACTCTCCAGTCAATCTTGAAGAGCAGTACCAATTAAAGCCACAAGGTGGCGGCAGCAAACCAAACATTTTGAGTGTCGTGGTAGGTGTTGATGGCCCACTCTGGTCTCTTTACGGAGTGACACTGATTGCTGTCAGTGGTCCACTACACTGTTACCACCCAAAGAGGAGACTGCTCGAAAACACTGCAGTTACAATCATTGTGTGGTCTTCACcatcaccttttctttcttACCAAAAACAAATTACTAAAACTGAAGGCACTCCACCAGTCTTGCCTCAATGTTGGCTCACACAACAGTTTCATAACAGCCTCAAATCCCCATGTATCTTCCAGCACTTCTCCTGCACTGGCACTAGTGCTTGCTCAATGACTGACTGTGATTTGTATTCCAgctgagctttaaaaaaattggggCCTAACCTCTGTTTCTTCAAAGTAGCTTGACAAAGCGGTGGCTGTGGTTAAGTTTACACTTACGGGGATACTGTATTTGATGGATGATTTCCTGTCTTAAGTCTGGCAGTTGCAAACAACTCCAAAAGCATGATGGGGGCATGCGGGTGCTGGCACAGACATACCCACAGTACAGGTTTGCATTAGGCTGCACAGCCAGGACACAATGCAGACTCTCGTTGAAAGAGTTTGTGCAGCAATCTCTGGCACAATATTAAAGCTTGTTGTTTTGTATGCTTTGTTTTCATGCAGGGTACCGCAAACTACCAAGTGTATGGAAAGTCAAGTCAAAATTATTTACTATTTAAGCATAAGATTCTTGTAAAAGCAGCTTGATTAACCTATTTTTAATGGACACAGTCTGCTCATGGTGAGCCTATACCAATGTGACTTTCACTTCCAAACAAAGATAAAGACCCAATATGGGTTTTaccaatttaaaaacatttagagcATGACAAACCAGCCCATTtcattaacagaatcaaaaaacCCTCGCTGCTGTCCAATTATTCCcttatttttccacattattcCATATTTACACAAAAAGCACCCAGTTAATTATTTGACCAGAGGGGTGAAAAAACATTCCAGATCGTGGCGGTGGAGGAAAATGTTTGAGTGAGCGTTAATCACTACCATATGACCACCCATGTGTTAAAGGTAGAGCGCTCAAGCATGTCTGTGATTCAACACCGCCGAAGgactcccctcctctctcctttcccTCATAGATCTGAAGGAGCTCCAAGACAAGAGGAATGCTGGAGGCTCGAGAGGCACCATGGAATGACGATTAACTTCACATGTTGATACTTTATGGCAATAGTTGAGCTAGAAAGCCAGCACCCAGAAAAAGCCTGCTCATATTGGCCATAAGTTTCAAACTcacaatcaaaacatttgtttcaaaTATTGTCGTTGGTTGTTGTCGTGAGAAAAGCACGACTCCCTCCCTGAGAGGTTGTAAACTAAATCTGAGGAGCcgtgattttgtttatttttgccagATTTTTCTTTAATCCTTGATTTCCCCCCTGTGCAATATTGGAAAAGATTTACTGTTCGGGCCTCTATAatgaatttaaagtaaacaaTATGCGAAAGACGATCAAAACTAAAAGAAGTGCAAAATGTGAGAGGGTTGGCAAGTTGACCGTTTCGTTCTTAGGGGTCGGATACCGAAAAAAGTTAGGTACTGCTGCTCTAAAATAGGGCTGCAACGAACGACTACTTTATTAATGATTCATCTGCTAATGTTTCATCAATTTCACTTGactaactgttttatttatgaaatgttaaaatattcctTAGAGCCCACAGTCTTCTTAGACAATTAATTTTTAGTCAGttgactaattgttgcagctctactcAAAACCATCCTCACCTTGCTTGTTGCTGTGGCGCTGGAGCCCAGGACAACGGGCACGTTGGTCACCTGCACAGACAGGAAGCGGTTATCGATCAGAGGCCACGCCCCTTCCACCTTGCAGGTCTGAAACTCATCGCGGAAAGTCCGTAGGTGCGGGTCTCCGAATAATCCACAGTGGGCATATTTCTTCTGACCGGCCGAGCCGGACACGAGGACACGATTTTCGTAGTCGCACAGCTCCGACACGGCTGGGCGTGATGTGCTGGGGACCTTGGCGGAGGAGGTGGGCCCATCGCTGGAGCAGTTGTGCTGAGAGAATAACTCCTTAATGCGGAAGACGGCCGAGTGGTAGACCAGGTCGCCCCTGCAGCTGCGCGCCTGACGCCGGGTGCACAACGCGTAGGCCCGCAAGGCAATGCAGTAGTCCACATCCATAGCCACGTCCTCCTGCAGACCACTAGAGGGTGAGGTAGAAGCCACATACTCCGCGTTGCAGCGCTGGATTCGACACTGCTGGCAGTgagctggaaaacaaaaagaataagCATCAACATTTGTATTGCAATGTCTTGCTGCTTTAACCTAATCTTAAAATCCATCTGACATTTACAGATACATTACCTCAGCAGAGTGCACGAGGCAGCACAGTCAAAACTTTTCCACTATCAAGTTTAGCTCAATCAGGAGAGCCATTAAAACCCAAATGCGTGAGCTCATGAGGCCATGATCCCACACTGTGCTCCAGAGTCAGTCAAATCTTATTTCCCCCAACTAGCCCTCACAGAAATAGCATGTAGCCCCACTGTAGGAGGAAACCAACCTGTGTTAGTTTGCCTCAGGGTGTTGAATGTGGTTTGGCTGTTGCTGAGGTAATTGACGTCCATTAAGCTACACTGCATGGCACGGCAGGGCCCGGTGTACGGGGGCTGCTAACTTCGAGAGGATCACAAACAAAGAGTCGCACTTGTTCTGCAACTCAGGGTCCAACCTGGAAGCTAGAGGGCAGATGGAGGGGGCCGCTAGGTTTAGCCTGTGATATTTGGGTGCCGTTGCCTAAATGTTGGGCTTTCTGTTCAGTTATGACTGACAACTGGGATATTTATTACCGAGGACAACATGAACTTTTTCTGTGGGAAGTCAAGGTGTGGATATTCATGGAGCTCATTTCAGTCATATGCTGACTGACTCCTGCTGTATTTTGGATACATTTCCCATTTCagatcagcaaaaaaaacagggcTGGTTGCAACACACTGCTCCTCTTTAGCAACAGAATAATCTTCGCGTTGTTCCAAAACACTGTCTAATCTCCCACCAGCGTGGACAAAGACAAGATAAACATGGGGATTTCACACCAGAACACAtgaatatttttgcagtttcttcCCTTCCACATATATCTGATGTGCTAAGAAGGAGCATGATGGATGATTAATACATCTTGACATGAGCtctgattaaaaagaaaacgaGATGGAGTGTGAGAGGTCAAGTTGGAGGCACTCTGCAACCCTCCCCTGTCTCGCTGCGACGTCACCCAAGTCTGCTGTGATTGAGACTTTCAAACAATCACTGCCCGCACAGACATCAACAACCACGCATCTCCCTAAAGGGTCTCTATGCTCTGGCCACTTAGGCTACCAACAAGTGTGAGGACCATGTGGGAAACATAGGAACAGAAAAGGAACAAGCAAATGACCAAACAAACAGTATACGCTATGTTTTAGTATGTTATAATTAGTAAATTTTAGATAGAATTGTAAATAGGGACAGTGTGTACCATATGACCCAGTCTTTAGTTTGCAGACtaactcaatatttttttcaacatttcaacagTAAGCACCATACTAACTCAGATCAGCTCACTATTTACGTTAAACAAGGCTGAAAAACTTTGATTGTATTAAATGGTAATGCAGTGGCATGTAAAATATAGTAATTACACTTTGGCATTGTGTAAATAAACACgtttttaaaaaggatttgTTATTCAACAAATAGGCTAACCTACATAACTCTGCAAAACATTTGCATGCATTCAAGAaactatttttgcacatttcaacCGTAAGTCTACTATCAAAAAACTTTTGGTGCTAAATCCAGTTCGATAAAGCTATTACAAAGTACcgaaataataaatagaaaccTGAGGGGCTTGTAGGgttgggaatcaccagaggcccctcTATGCAATATGATAGCAATATTTATGTCATGATATAAtgttaatgcaattttaaacatttaaaacattttttcatctgCAAATTGTGTACCCAATGTCTGCTCATCTAACTTCATATTAATATCAGGAAACTGTGTTTAGTGAACTCAAAAGGCAATTCGTTTATATTATTCTAGTAgactaccaaaagtttaatttgtatttgcaacatAATTCACAGAATGTCATGCAAAACTATCGTAATAATATGCTATCtcgcgccccccccccccaccccttgAAGTTTCCAGGTGTCTTTAGAAAGGGTTATCTGGATTTAATCCTTATATCAAGATATACTGATTTGCAGTTTTCCTGCCTTAACAAATAATATGAAGTTAAATGCGTATATTCTGTCAATAGGAAATCTTACATGTATGACAACTTTTAGTCATatgattttaacactttttgtaaaaaaaaaaaaaaaaaaaaaaaaaaaaatcaaaataatgctATCACTAATGCCCATTGTCAGGGAATGCCAAATGacttttgcagttttacaaaataaattaatacaactGTTTTGAGAGTAGCTGTCACAGATTACCTAATAGAGTTAATACATGTTTAactaacagctgaaaacaaaactcTTGAGTAAAAATCGTACCGTATGAGTCCCAAGTGTGTCATAAACACGcaattcaaaaacatatttgtaactggctacaaaaatattacataaacaaGCTTCTTAATCCAAACAAAACATACCCACGACTGTGATAGTGGTTTCTGATCTCTAACTTTGATTAAAGGAGTGAGCAACACGTTCAGAGGCCAAAAAGTAGGACCCCCATGCATGGTAGCTAACAAAGTTAATAAATGAAGCATGAATAGGGGAAAATACCATGATCCACTTCGCTTCGCCGTAcactaaaacagtaaaaactttGTGTTGAAGTTACACTCGTGGCTTGAATGTTATAAAGGCCGTTTGGTGTCGGATTTGTGGcattttctggttaaaaaaacaaactccgtGGTTTTCTTTTGGTTTGACTGCGGGTGCTGCTGGACGCCAAAGGCTAGCGAGCTATGCTAACGGGCAGCTAAACCGTAACTCCACAAAACTTGATAAAACCACAAAAGCAGcggtgtttgtgtttctgtaaaacGGGATAGCTGTTAAGTGGTTGGTAACAAGTTGTTtggtgttgttgtgttttgcgAGAATAGGTGAAAATGTGTCCAAAAAAGACGTCCGTGGTTTGAGTCAACTCGTGCTGCTCGGCTAGCAGCGATAGTGCTGGCTGGAGGCTGGGATACTCCGCAGCAACAGGACATTACTTTGTCCCCTCTGTGGACGGGATACTTTCAAACAACAGCCACTTTCCCCCgtcttaaacacaaaaaaaaccactaaAACTAAAAGATACTATACGTGAGAAAAGTTTAAATCAGTTAGAGTT
Proteins encoded in this region:
- the rgmd gene encoding RGM domain family, member D; amino-acid sequence: MTALGRKTNFCLISRSRSVDEKQSRNSILTEWIGMGRSGPQITAKRQLWDCVTLTMVLLSLLFRPAHCQQCRIQRCNAEYVASTSPSSGLQEDVAMDVDYCIALRAYALCTRRQARSCRGDLVYHSAVFRIKELFSQHNCSSDGPTSSAKVPSTSRPAVSELCDYENRVLVSGSAGQKKYAHCGLFGDPHLRTFRDEFQTCKVEGAWPLIDNRFLSVQVTNVPVVLGSSATATSKITVIFKSFHGCTDQKVYQATTEDLPLAFQDGTRSGGESGSLTIIERGGSGVGRQVKIQARYIGTSIIVRRVGSYLTFAIRMPEDTLDFSEDNGGLQLCLHGCPRNELIKEHTLGRQSQQPRLQGTNTELGPLRPPHQVYTVERATAKCRETLQVEDVYFQSCVFDLLTTGDPEFSMAAYGALEDLKALPPSKLKQNSPRTPRLYNRGASHTAAAAAANNSLLSLLLLILLLL